The Brassica napus cultivar Da-Ae chromosome C7, Da-Ae, whole genome shotgun sequence genome has a segment encoding these proteins:
- the LOC106436787 gene encoding transcription termination factor MTEF1, chloroplastic-like codes for MMFARCCLLPPPFISAVRTRCFASETSDTGLLFREKLIYLQDLNVDPHKALRVNPSLRAAPISSVVSVETLLSSIGLSRPAVGRILDMFPDLLTSDPESDILPVLRFLSDEIYLSDEDIPKSITRCPRLLISSVDFQLRPALAFLKTLGFVGRDTVTSRNTVLLVSSVERTLIPKIEFLEEGLGFTRDEVAKMVVRSPALLTYSVENNLAPKVEFFMEEMRGDVKELKRFPQYFSFSLERKIKPRHRLLKEHGILMPLSEMLKVSDGQFNLWLVELRLRSVERRL; via the coding sequence atgATGTTTGCACGGTGCTGTCTTCTCCCGCCGCCGTTTATCTCCGCCGTGAGAACCCGATGTTTCGCCAGCGAAACTTCCGACACCGGCCTTCTCTTCCGAGAAAAGCTCATCTACCTCCAGGACCTCAACGTTGACCCTCACAAAGCCCTCCGAGTAAACCCCTCTCTCCGCGCCGCTCCCATCTCCTCCGTCGTCTCCGTCGAAACCCTCCTCTCCTCAATCGGTCTCTCGAGACCCGCCGTCGGTCGGATCCTCGACATGTTCCCCGATCTGCTAACCTCAGACCCCGAATCCGACATCTTACCGGTGCTTCGCTTCTTATCCGACGAGATCTACCTTTCCGACGAAGACATCCCGAAGTCGATAACCCGCTGCCCTCGACTCCTCATCTCCTCCGTCGACTTCCAGCTCCGTCCTGCGTTAGCCTTCCTCAAAACCCTAGGATTCGTGGGGCGCGACACGGTCACGTCGCGGAACACTGTGCTGCTGGTTTCGAGCGTGGAGCGAACTCTAATCCCCAAAATCGAGTTCCTTGAGGAAGGGCTAGGGTTTACGAGGGATGAGGTGGCGAAGATGGTGGTGAGGTCTCCGGCGCTGTTGACGTACAGCGTGGAGAACAATTTGGCTCCGAAAGTCGAGTTCTTTATGGAGGAGATGCGTGGAGATGTCAAGGAGCTGAAGAGGTTTCCTCAGTACTTTTCTTTTAGCTTGGAGAGGAAGATTAAGCCGAGGCATAGGTTGCTTAAGGAGCACGGGATCTTGATGCCCTTGTCGGAGATGTTGAAGGTTAGTGATGGACAGTTTAACCTTTGGCTTGTGGAACTTCGTCTTAGGTCTGTTGAAAGGAGATTGTAA